CGCCGTTTTCAGAACAGATAGTCCACTGTGCCTGCAGTGTGTATGATGGTTAGCATTCCCTGAGACTATAGTAAGGTATATACAATTTTTGCTGTTATTACGTTGTATTCTGGTCAAGGCATCTTACACACACTGAATACATGGTAAATCAGTTTTGTACACTTCGCTCTCATTTGTCTGAAAAATCGCTttcctcgcacacacacacacacacacacacacacacacacacacacacacacacacacacacacacacacacacacacacacacacacacacacacacacacacacacacacacacacacacacacacacacacacacacacacacacacacacacacacacacacacacacacacagacagacagacagatagacacacacacacacacacacacacacacacacacacacacacacacacacacacacacacacacacacacacacacactgcctcgtAGCTCAGTGATAAAGGAGCCGAATTTGTGTTGGCCGCTATGGCTGGCGCTAGGGGGTGGTCACCTCTGGGACTTTTCCGCTGACAGGCAGGGCAGTTACTGTTTCCCGTGACTAGGGTGatggggtgtgtggtgtgtgaggtcGTACCCAATGATCGGTAATAATGAGCTCGCAAATAATGAGGTCTGAGCTCGCAATGAGAGGATAACGGCTGGTGGTTGCGGGTCTGCTCATGATCAGGCCTTGGTgaattacacaaacacacacacacacacacacacacacacacacacacactctctctctctctctctctctctctctctctctctctctctctctctctctctgtctctctctctctctcatctctctctcttctctctctctctctctctctctctctctctctctctctcgtctctctctctctctctctctcctctctctctctctctctctctctctctctctctctctctctctctctctctctctctctctctctctctctccgatggCCGTCAGTCCTCGTGTAAAACCATAATCGCTAACATAAGGTCTTGTTATCGATCTCTTCCTTGCGCTATGCTCCTCCAAGCTAGCCATTCGACTGCCTTTATCTTCTGCAGCTTAATTTGCGTTATCTTCCCATCTTGTCCGTGAGATCCCAGGTAGTCTTCTTCTATCCCTAACACGTCCATCCAGCACTCTTTTAGGTGATTTGTTTCCCTGCATCCCAAACACACGTCCAGCACATCTGTCTTGCTTTCACAACACCTGTCAACGACGGGTTGCATATATCTAATTAAACTCcttgttgtgtttctttctccacacaaaaatTCACAGACACCAGATTGTAAAGAATTTAACCTCTCAGAAAATATATTCTTGTCTCCCTTAAGGGAGTGAATAATATCCCGAAGTGGATACAGGAATGTCACACTCCTCTCACATTTACAAGtttccagataaaaaaaaaaaaaaaaaaatcatccagcaAAAAACCACAATCAAAAATTGTTGGTTTGACAATCAAGAAAACTGAACGGTCAGCAACTGGAGACACGCATTTGTCATGAATGCACGATtacccgccgccgccactaccaccacaatgcCTCATCAACACCTTCGCAAGCCCCCGATGGAAGCAAGTCAGCCCACTATTTGTGCAAGGTCATTGTAGTCCGCGCGGTGAACAGTCTGCCTGGGGGTATAAAGTGTGGCTTCATTCCAGCAGGAGACAGTGCCGACCCGCTCTCACCGACGCAGCACCTCCAGCCATGATCAGACCCGTGAGTGCAATGCCCGCCACACTGCCCTCAGCTCCCTGTGCcacggtgcacacacacacacacacacacacacacgccagccTTCAGCAAAGTGTTAACACCTGCTCACTGCCACTGCCGTCTCTTGCCTTAATCTGgcgcccttccctcctttcccctgcAGGTCTCTTTAGTGTGCCTTCTGGCCTCCGCCGCCCTCGCCCTTCCGGGAGGATACGGAGGTGGACATGGTGGAATTAACCTCGGCGGTGGCGGCGGACACGCTGCTGTCTTCTTCGGTGCCGGCGGCCACGGCGGCGGCCACGGTGGCGGCTTTGGTGGCGGCCACGGTGGCGGCTTTGGTGGCGGCCACGGTGGCGGCTATGGTGGCGGATATGGCTATGCTGTGAGTAAGACCTGCTTCTGCTGGGGCTAAACACTTGTGGCAGTCTTAAGCAAAGGTTTCAGCCTCTCACTGATGTCCTTGTGTCCACAGAGGCCCACCCCCTACGCTTACAACTACGGCGTCTCTGCTGGCTACACCAACTTCGGCCAGAGCGAGAAGGGCAACGGCTACGGAGGTGTGCACGGTGGCTACTGGGTCAACCTTCCCGACGGCCGCGTGCAGAGGGTGTCCTACGTAGCTGACTACAGCGGCTTCCACCCAGTGGTGACCTACTCCGGCAAGGCCCACTACCCTGCAAGCTACGGATACGGCCATGGCGGTGGCTACCATTGAGAAAGCAAACCCA
This window of the Scylla paramamosain isolate STU-SP2022 chromosome 1, ASM3559412v1, whole genome shotgun sequence genome carries:
- the LOC135102124 gene encoding uncharacterized protein LOC135102124, with amino-acid sequence MIRPVSLVCLLASAALALPGGYGGGHGGINLGGGGGHAAVFFGAGGHGGGHGGGFGGGHGGGFGGGHGGGYGGGYGYARPTPYAYNYGVSAGYTNFGQSEKGNGYGGVHGGYWVNLPDGRVQRVSYVADYSGFHPVVTYSGKAHYPASYGYGHGGGYH